Proteins encoded together in one Ipomoea triloba cultivar NCNSP0323 chromosome 4, ASM357664v1 window:
- the LOC116017211 gene encoding vacuole membrane protein KMS1-like, which translates to MASKENAVSSYNLLIASLESKHQQELQNLSVVTQPWKTVKFFILVVLQYLRQWFTYVLSHAHAVWLTLLSGIAVFAVCRLTLMQHYLAQVFEYAQFGLWWVALGVASSIGFGSGLHTFVLYLGPHIAMFTIKAMKCGRVDLKTAPYDTMQFNRSPSWMSKNCSEFGPPLYYHSVPLTSILQQVQLESILRGIGTTLGEIPSYFVSRAASNSGIEVEDLEMSSTEEDAGFLVTRINKIKHWFLSHAQNMNLLTILILATVPNPLFDMAGVMCGQFGIPFWKFFIATLVGKGIIKTYMQTVFVILVCNNQLLEWSENELMWVRSSVPGVDSILSKLVAKLHSMKDRYMTTKLHASSNNVKGSHWEYYSLASAWNAVVCIMIFNFLAKILNATAQRHLRKQQEKELAALKLKLLG; encoded by the exons atggCTTCGAAGGAAAACGCTGTTTCTTCgtataatttgttaattgcaa GTCTCGAATCAAAGCATCAACAGGAATTGCAAAACTTGAGTGTTGTGACACAGCCCTGGAAAACAGTGAAGTTTTTCATTTTGGTTGTACTACAGTACCTGAGGCAGTGGTTCACATATGTTTTGTCACATGCTCATGCTGTATGGCTTACACTTTTGAGTGGAATAGCTGTGTTTGCTGTATGCAGGCTTACACTTATGCAGCATTATTTAGCACAAGTGTTTGAGTATGCTCAATTTGGATTATGGTGGGTGGCCCTTGGTGTTGCATCATCTATTGGATTTG GGTCAGGTTTGCACACATTTGTTCTGTATTTAGGTCCTCACATTGCTATGTTCACTATAAAAGCAATGAAGTGTGGGCGAGTCGACTTAAAAACTGCTCCATATGATACAATGCAGTTTAACAGAAGCCCTTCATGGATGAGCAAGAATTGTTCAGAGTTTGGGCCTCCATTATATTATCATTCGGTTCCACTCACCAGTATATTACAGCAGGTGCAATTAGAATCCATTTTGCGGGGAATTGGGACAACCCTGGGAGAGATTCCTTCATATTTTGTTTCAAGAGCAG CAAGCAATTCAGGCATTGAAGTTGAAGATTTGGAAATGTCCTCCACTGAAGAAGATGCTGGATTTCTAGTTACTCGTATAAACAAAATCAAGCACTGGTTTCTTTCACATGCACAAAATATGAACCTGCTCACAATCCTAATCCTGGCTACA GTGCCTAATCCGCTATTTGACATGGCTGGTGTAATGTGTGGACAATTTGGCATTCCTTTCTGGAAGTTCTTTATTGCTACTTTGGTTGGAAAGGGTATCATTAAAACTTATATGCAG ACAGTTTTTGTTATATTAGTGTGCAATAATCAGCTGCTGGAATGGAGTGAAAATGAGTTGATGTGGGTCCGTAGCTCTGTACCTGGAGTTGATTCCATCCTATCAAAACTCGTAGCCAAGCTTCATTCCATGAAGGACCGTTACATGACAACCAAACTTCATGCGTCTTCAAATAATGTTAAG GGGAGCCATTGGGAGTACTACTCCCTTGCTTCTGCATGGAATGCTGTTGTATGCATCATGATATTCAACTTTTTGGCTAAGATTTTGAATGCAACTGCACAACGCCATCTCAGAAAACAGCAAGAGAAGGAATTGGCTGCTTTGAAGCTGAAGTTGCTTGGATAA